A stretch of Sandaracinaceae bacterium DNA encodes these proteins:
- a CDS encoding TIGR02265 family protein produces the protein MTTMKFRPAMPEEVALPKRRELLAGDETLRGIVFQSVDRAIEKVLGPDAMAAAKEAAGIGDQKHDAMSKYPMADFLRYEEEAARLMATAAGGFDEAVHRIGASSVDTFFDSIAGKTMALLAGKDPTRLLGAAPNGYGLLASYGQRRFRQTSANTGVFDFTGEYLGPVHNLGTFDTALKLVHGADCTIDLDQKTPLDFSFKLTW, from the coding sequence ATGACCACCATGAAATTCCGCCCTGCGATGCCCGAAGAGGTCGCGCTGCCGAAGCGCCGCGAGCTGTTGGCCGGAGACGAGACCCTCCGCGGCATCGTCTTCCAGTCCGTCGACCGCGCGATCGAGAAGGTCCTCGGCCCCGACGCCATGGCCGCCGCGAAGGAGGCCGCGGGCATCGGCGACCAGAAGCACGACGCGATGAGCAAGTACCCGATGGCCGATTTCCTTCGCTACGAGGAGGAGGCGGCGAGGCTCATGGCGACGGCGGCGGGAGGGTTCGACGAGGCGGTGCACCGGATCGGGGCCAGCTCGGTCGACACCTTCTTCGACTCCATCGCGGGCAAGACCATGGCCCTGCTCGCCGGCAAGGACCCCACGCGCCTCCTCGGCGCGGCGCCCAATGGGTACGGCCTGCTCGCCTCCTACGGTCAGCGGCGCTTCCGCCAGACGAGCGCGAACACCGGCGTGTTCGACTTCACCGGCGAGTACCTGGGCCCGGTCCACAACCTCGGCACCTTCGACACGGCGCTGAAGCTCGTGCACGGCGCGGACTGCACGATCGACCTCGACCAGAAGACCCCGCTCGACTTCTCGTTCAAGCTGACCTGGTAG
- a CDS encoding penicillin-binding transpeptidase domain-containing protein, with the protein MRWLSRRTLSMAGAVALIGAAVGFLSGPISADAPRARRVEPEAAPSRTPQRPPPPRGRTFPGLDPRQHRVEDGVTVADLSDGSTAILSLDPGLQAHAAEVFSSYGVPWGALVALDPRSGRVLAYVSHSSAEADPGDLVLDPGPPTASVFKVVTGSALIDAGVQPDAPVCYHGGASRLMGHNLDDDPSRDRRCASLSEAMGGSINSVFGKLADRHLDAPTLQRYAHAFGFGHALPFDVPTRVSPTEVPGDRLELARTAAGFWHNYMSPLHGALIAATIANDGRMPRATLVDQVIDGAGRVSYEAEPEIFREVVPSATARAVGRMMVETTRRGTARRYFFDQRGNAFLPGIEAAGKTGTLANDEPYRGYTWFVGFAPVDDPQIAVAALVVNEPRWRIKGAYAAREAMRYWLVQRPREQAAATRAAQASAE; encoded by the coding sequence ATGCGGTGGCTCTCCAGGCGGACCCTCTCCATGGCGGGCGCCGTCGCTCTGATCGGGGCGGCGGTCGGCTTCCTGAGCGGGCCGATCAGCGCGGACGCCCCACGCGCGCGCCGGGTCGAGCCCGAGGCGGCGCCCTCCCGGACGCCCCAGCGCCCGCCGCCCCCGCGCGGCCGGACCTTTCCGGGGCTGGACCCGCGCCAGCACCGCGTCGAGGACGGCGTGACGGTCGCCGACCTGAGCGACGGCTCGACCGCGATCCTCTCCCTCGATCCCGGGCTCCAGGCGCACGCGGCCGAGGTCTTCTCGAGCTACGGCGTGCCGTGGGGCGCCCTCGTGGCCCTCGATCCCCGGAGCGGCCGGGTCCTCGCCTACGTCTCGCATTCGAGCGCGGAGGCCGATCCCGGCGATCTCGTGCTGGACCCGGGCCCGCCCACGGCCAGCGTCTTCAAGGTCGTGACCGGCTCGGCGCTCATCGACGCCGGCGTCCAGCCCGACGCGCCGGTCTGCTACCACGGCGGCGCCAGCCGGTTGATGGGCCACAACCTCGACGACGATCCGTCCCGCGACCGCCGCTGCGCGAGCCTCTCCGAGGCGATGGGCGGATCGATCAACAGCGTCTTCGGCAAGCTCGCCGATCGCCACCTCGACGCCCCCACGCTCCAGCGCTACGCGCACGCCTTCGGCTTCGGCCACGCGCTCCCCTTCGACGTGCCGACCCGCGTGAGCCCCACCGAGGTGCCCGGCGACCGGCTGGAGCTGGCCCGCACCGCGGCGGGCTTCTGGCACAACTACATGTCGCCGCTCCACGGCGCGCTCATCGCCGCGACCATCGCCAACGACGGCCGCATGCCGCGCGCGACGCTGGTCGATCAGGTCATCGACGGCGCGGGGCGGGTCAGCTACGAGGCCGAGCCCGAGATCTTCCGCGAGGTCGTGCCGAGCGCGACCGCCCGCGCGGTGGGTCGCATGATGGTCGAGACCACGCGCCGCGGGACCGCGCGCCGCTACTTCTTCGACCAGCGCGGCAACGCCTTCCTCCCGGGCATCGAGGCGGCGGGCAAGACCGGCACCCTCGCGAACGACGAGCCCTACCGGGGCTACACGTGGTTCGTCGGCTTCGCCCCGGTGGACGACCCGCAGATCGCCGTCGCGGCGCTGGTCGTCAACGAGCCGCGGTGGCGCATCAAGGGCGCGTACGCGGCGCGCGAGGCGATGCGCTACTGGCTCGTGCAGCGCCCGCGCGAGCAGGCCGCCGCCACCCGCGCCGCCCAGGCCAGCGCCGAGTAG
- a CDS encoding SPOR domain-containing protein: protein MDSAMRDLEQIREREDEGGGRPLALVALLIGVTVALVFAMGSVVGWSSEEQVAEDDPLARLDRAAGLAPVADAEEEPLPDVDRTGLRFPDALGPTDDRPELAAVVAAAAAELAHPDPLEHLPPMRTHIQQALPAALPAASLAATGSEALARSAATDPLVASALPAASADPAPVGHDGEYTVQVISYDSPEGAEAFAAGLRSRGHRAFVISADVEGRGTMWRVRIGPFETMREARAYRRQFEETERMNTLVVRRRAPDES from the coding sequence ATGGACAGTGCGATGCGGGATCTGGAGCAGATCCGAGAGCGCGAGGACGAGGGCGGGGGGCGGCCCCTGGCTCTGGTGGCGTTGCTCATCGGCGTGACGGTCGCGCTCGTGTTCGCGATGGGCAGCGTCGTGGGCTGGTCCAGCGAGGAGCAGGTCGCGGAAGACGATCCGCTGGCCCGCCTCGACCGCGCCGCGGGGCTGGCGCCCGTCGCCGACGCCGAGGAGGAGCCGCTGCCCGACGTGGACCGGACCGGCCTGCGCTTCCCCGACGCGCTCGGCCCGACCGACGATCGGCCGGAGCTGGCGGCGGTGGTCGCGGCGGCGGCGGCGGAGCTGGCCCACCCCGATCCCCTCGAGCACCTCCCGCCCATGCGGACCCACATCCAGCAGGCGCTGCCAGCGGCGCTCCCCGCGGCCTCCCTCGCGGCGACCGGCAGCGAGGCGCTCGCGCGCAGCGCGGCGACCGACCCGCTCGTCGCGTCGGCTCTGCCTGCGGCGTCGGCCGATCCCGCGCCCGTCGGTCACGACGGCGAGTACACGGTCCAGGTCATCAGCTACGACTCGCCCGAAGGCGCGGAGGCGTTCGCCGCCGGCCTGCGGTCTCGCGGTCACCGCGCGTTCGTGATCAGCGCCGACGTCGAGGGGCGCGGCACGATGTGGCGGGTCCGCATCGGCCCCTTCGAGACCATGCGCGAGGCGCGCGCCTACCGTCGCCAGTTCGAGGAGACGGAGCGCATGAACACGCTCGTGGTCCGGCGCCGCGCGCCCGACGAGAGCTGA
- a CDS encoding PilT/PilU family type 4a pilus ATPase, whose amino-acid sequence MEESALHALLKKGQQYSASDILLKVGQPPAFRVGGSLHYLQGEKLRPDQTKDLARIVLASSPFTGTLDDLQQYDTAYSVPGVGRYRANVYRQRGTFALALRAIPLKIPVFDELRLPPVAKKLAEIERGMILVCGAAGNGKSSTLAAMIGHINEQRRSHVVTIEDPIEFIHQDGNSLISQREVGIDTGDFATALRAALRQSPDVILVGEIRDEETMDIGLKAAETGHLLLSTLHTPDVSRTVGRILALVGERDAQETRERLADNLKGIIAQRLLPRADGQGLVLAAEILVVTGTARETIRRPEGNVPLKDVMERGRHPYGMQTFEMHLRELVKEGLVDVEVARAALA is encoded by the coding sequence ATGGAAGAGTCGGCCCTTCACGCCCTGCTCAAGAAGGGGCAGCAGTATTCGGCCAGCGACATCTTGCTCAAGGTCGGCCAGCCGCCCGCCTTCCGCGTCGGTGGCTCGCTGCACTACCTCCAGGGCGAGAAGCTCCGCCCCGATCAGACCAAAGATCTCGCGCGCATCGTCCTGGCGAGCTCGCCCTTCACCGGCACGCTCGACGACTTGCAGCAGTACGACACCGCGTACTCGGTGCCCGGCGTCGGGCGCTACCGCGCCAACGTCTACCGGCAGCGCGGCACGTTCGCGCTCGCGCTGCGCGCGATCCCGCTCAAGATCCCCGTCTTCGACGAGCTGCGCCTCCCGCCGGTGGCGAAGAAGCTGGCCGAGATCGAGCGCGGCATGATCCTCGTGTGCGGCGCGGCCGGCAACGGCAAGTCCAGCACTCTCGCCGCGATGATCGGCCACATCAACGAGCAGCGCCGCTCCCACGTGGTCACCATCGAAGACCCGATCGAGTTCATCCACCAGGACGGCAACAGCCTCATCTCACAGCGAGAGGTGGGCATCGACACCGGCGACTTCGCCACCGCCCTGCGCGCCGCGCTCCGGCAGTCTCCCGACGTGATCCTGGTCGGCGAGATCCGGGACGAGGAGACGATGGACATCGGGCTGAAGGCGGCCGAGACGGGGCACCTGCTGCTCTCGACGCTGCACACGCCGGACGTGAGCCGCACGGTCGGCCGCATCCTCGCGCTGGTCGGCGAGCGGGACGCGCAGGAGACGCGCGAGCGGCTGGCGGACAACCTCAAGGGCATCATCGCGCAGCGCCTGCTCCCGCGGGCCGACGGGCAGGGCCTCGTGCTCGCGGCGGAGATCCTGGTGGTGACGGGCACGGCGCGGGAGACGATTCGCAGGCCGGAGGGCAACGTGCCGCTGAAGGACGTGATGGAGCGCGGCCGTCACCCCTACGGCATGCAGACCTTCGAGATGCACCTGCGCGAGCTGGTCAAGGAGGGCCTCGTCGACGTCGAGGTCGCGCGGGCCGCGCTCGCCTGA
- a CDS encoding beta-ketoacyl synthase N-terminal-like domain-containing protein, with protein sequence MPESQPRAVAIVGVGCVLPDAFRVDSFWKNTLAGHRALRTLNGGPYAWERYHDLGGSDTERSRSIVGARVDGWAFDWRRFRVPPKDVETVNPLAFMTVDAGAQALDAVRVLPKERAGVFVGATGFGWQRDAALRIRMPQIEEALRAALSAGGRDLGLVETVRARLDARLGPVTDDTIVNTPSSVAGGRLSMIYDLRGLHYAVDAGFASALAALEVGVRALRDGTLDLALVGGASELLTPLELIAFSRLGGLSAGDVNPFDARAQGTLLGEGVAMFALKRLEDALRDDDEVWAVVRGVGGASDGRSRSLLAPDPDGQALAMRRAYDDAGIDPKTLRFVECHATGTVVGDRSELLALSQLAPRGAWVTSGKAALGHLRGAAGAVGLLRAALALKHRVLPAQVGFETGSEALAASGFEVPRENVPLEGPGPLRAGVSAFSFGGVDYHAVLERFDPSLHAPGKRASTSPRRRPTPALEPIAIVGMGGLFPGADDVPSFWQRLLEGYDATREVPEERWDVEAHYAPGGGADDKSYTRLGCFLDRFPELDPAWGIPPSALETLDPGHLVCLRAAEEALADAGVDVDDWGAREKVAVMLAFLPYQGKKFLADVRVNFREVRAELEEALVEQGARPEEVARISAAAAARFNEGLPPLTEDTLTGYLGSLNAGRIARRFDLKGAHFVVDAACASTHAAVHAAVQALRHRTADWALTGGVWADMQPEFFVGACRFNALSATGSTPFDAAADGFIPGEGGGVFVLRRLDDALRDGQRVHAVIRSVSGSSDGKGRSVLAPTQEGEAASMRQALAEAQLAGADIGYVECHGTGTALGDVVEANACAEAFASDAHGAPREAPLRIGSVKSNIGHLNAAAGVPGLVKATLAVRDGVIPASLKVAAPNPKIDFAGGRIAVVREMTRWDRPPGGLRRAGVSSFGVGGANMHVIVEEHRERAAGQLAIEPDAAPGDAAPVALRTDAPSRLPAVARASGATPEELVRHFEALARGFAEGGAEALAAPRGGGPLRAAIVAPSADALARRVAMLSDAAQRGAGFGFLHAQGVYVAQAGAPVVATFPGQGSQYANMGRALAAAEPVFRALIEEYDDAYHEMTGRRLTGSIWTDAPDAWAQNDEDIHCAVMAINVALHRMLAERGLSPFALVGQSAGELSALVVARSLSVRDGLRAVWERTLAVLALEREDPGRMISIRADEARVRPLLVGLSGYAAIAADNGPGACIVSADRRALDILVTRLADSGIEHSVLAVSHGYHSALIADAMPSYQAALATLRFQEPALPIWSTITGAPLSAVRPDAMPEHLARQFVEPVRLRAAIEGAWRADGRLFVECGPKWPLTTFTEAILEGRDHVAQATMHPKVGELESAARALACLDVHGHLTGWPGVRRKRASSGVMPVGTAPPTPEPSDTDAAPAREPEERALREATATVAELARVAGRSGPTPSREDLLRLLRGIRDLIDEALGEPEAEAVRLAVNAPVRFPSEAPTDRRPPVRAPSQRPARVDARARFVPSRPPPDDVAPMTARELEAKLREAFAGRTGYPTEMLEGELDLEADLGIDTVKQVAVLGELREALGLSLDPAFVPRDHPTLASLALYLEARMQANAVDAPTSGTRESVGAFPPNLSSAALAEKGLADRLRRAFSERTGYPVEMLEPGLDLEADLGIDTVKQVAVLSALREELGLPRDDTFELRRHPTLGALAHYFVGRVTDAARALRDVTSRPPRTRSSWPPSHTPGTLRADMRRRLVAAFARRTGYPEEMLESDLDLEADLGIDTVKQVAVLSEVRASIGLDVDETFELRVHPTLGHLVDYFVGRLGGTRRSPARRERRSSLPAAPSSEVGGLLRRAFAERTGYPEEMLGEDLELEADLGIDTVKQVAVLTQVRESLLLAPDLDFVLRDHRTLGDLTEYFRARLRGAAPPPSSLPPARPGPDWPATEIASATFTPRSEGTAPSPHDPSARVVSDGRLIELALGAASQQAPVALADLRLDHPALVPEAGRLTLKIEREERTEPRVRVCCEGTACLTWKIVDATGPNAPGLAPELVPVFEASPTGLNASALGEELGRPAPVSRGWAHAPRWDLVIGEHTLATEPWRRRAADMVELGLWHAALAWAHLLGVSHLVRRVARMRLDVVPEGGGALRVVAQVRPRSGGRALADAWLYLPDGRCVGVVEGIEGVAVGAPALDVRRGGESVARWQHLSRRLSGTILPGEDVGW encoded by the coding sequence TTGCCTGAGTCACAGCCTCGAGCCGTTGCCATCGTGGGTGTCGGTTGCGTTCTACCGGATGCCTTCCGCGTAGACAGCTTCTGGAAGAACACGCTGGCTGGTCATCGCGCGCTCCGCACCCTGAACGGCGGGCCGTACGCGTGGGAGCGCTACCACGATCTCGGGGGAAGCGACACCGAAAGGTCTCGGAGCATCGTCGGCGCGCGCGTGGATGGATGGGCCTTCGACTGGCGGCGCTTCCGCGTCCCGCCCAAGGACGTCGAGACCGTCAACCCGCTCGCGTTCATGACCGTCGACGCGGGGGCCCAGGCGCTCGACGCGGTGAGGGTCCTGCCCAAGGAGCGCGCGGGCGTGTTCGTGGGCGCCACCGGGTTCGGGTGGCAGCGCGACGCGGCGCTCCGAATTCGCATGCCGCAGATCGAGGAGGCGCTGCGCGCGGCGCTGAGCGCCGGCGGGCGAGACCTCGGGCTCGTGGAGACGGTCCGCGCGAGGCTCGACGCGCGCCTCGGTCCGGTGACGGACGACACGATCGTCAACACCCCCTCCTCGGTGGCGGGCGGGCGCCTGTCGATGATCTACGATCTCCGCGGCCTGCACTACGCCGTCGACGCTGGCTTCGCGTCGGCGCTCGCGGCGCTCGAGGTCGGGGTGCGCGCGCTCCGGGACGGGACGCTGGACCTCGCGCTCGTGGGGGGCGCGAGCGAGCTGTTGACGCCGCTCGAGCTGATCGCGTTCAGCCGCCTGGGCGGCCTCTCGGCCGGGGACGTCAACCCGTTCGACGCGCGCGCGCAGGGCACGCTGCTCGGCGAGGGCGTGGCGATGTTCGCGCTCAAGCGGCTCGAGGACGCCCTCCGCGACGACGACGAGGTCTGGGCCGTGGTCCGCGGGGTCGGCGGCGCCTCCGACGGACGCTCGCGCTCGCTCCTCGCCCCCGATCCGGACGGCCAGGCCCTCGCGATGCGGCGCGCCTACGACGACGCGGGGATCGACCCGAAGACGCTCCGCTTCGTGGAGTGCCACGCCACGGGCACCGTGGTCGGGGATCGAAGCGAGCTGCTGGCCCTCAGCCAGCTCGCGCCCCGCGGCGCCTGGGTCACGAGCGGCAAGGCCGCGCTCGGTCACCTGCGGGGTGCGGCGGGGGCGGTCGGCCTCCTGCGGGCCGCGCTCGCGCTGAAGCACCGCGTCCTGCCGGCGCAGGTGGGCTTCGAGACCGGGAGCGAGGCCCTGGCCGCGAGCGGCTTCGAGGTCCCGCGCGAGAACGTGCCGCTCGAGGGGCCGGGCCCGCTGCGGGCCGGCGTCAGCGCGTTCAGCTTCGGCGGGGTCGACTACCACGCGGTGCTCGAGCGCTTCGATCCGTCTCTCCACGCGCCCGGCAAACGGGCGTCGACCTCGCCCCGGCGCCGCCCGACGCCCGCCCTCGAGCCCATCGCCATCGTCGGCATGGGTGGGCTCTTCCCCGGCGCGGACGACGTGCCCTCCTTCTGGCAGCGCCTCCTCGAGGGCTATGACGCCACGCGCGAGGTGCCCGAGGAGCGCTGGGACGTCGAGGCGCACTACGCGCCGGGCGGGGGGGCGGATGACAAGAGCTACACCCGGCTCGGCTGCTTCCTGGACCGCTTCCCCGAGCTCGACCCGGCGTGGGGGATCCCGCCCAGCGCCCTCGAGACGCTCGACCCCGGGCACCTGGTCTGTCTCCGCGCGGCGGAGGAGGCGCTCGCCGACGCGGGCGTGGACGTCGACGACTGGGGTGCGCGGGAGAAGGTCGCCGTCATGCTGGCCTTCCTCCCCTACCAGGGGAAGAAGTTCCTGGCCGACGTGCGGGTCAACTTCCGCGAGGTCCGCGCGGAGCTCGAAGAGGCGCTCGTCGAGCAGGGCGCTCGGCCCGAGGAGGTCGCGCGGATCTCGGCCGCGGCCGCGGCGCGCTTCAACGAGGGGCTGCCCCCGCTCACGGAAGACACGCTGACGGGCTACCTCGGCAGCCTGAACGCGGGGCGGATCGCGAGGCGCTTCGATCTGAAGGGCGCGCACTTCGTGGTCGACGCCGCCTGCGCCTCCACCCACGCGGCCGTGCACGCGGCCGTGCAGGCGCTCCGGCACCGCACCGCGGACTGGGCGCTCACCGGCGGGGTGTGGGCGGACATGCAGCCGGAGTTCTTCGTCGGGGCGTGTCGCTTCAACGCGCTGAGCGCCACCGGGAGCACGCCCTTCGACGCGGCGGCCGATGGCTTCATCCCCGGCGAGGGCGGCGGCGTCTTCGTGCTGCGGCGCCTCGACGACGCGCTCCGCGACGGGCAGCGCGTGCACGCGGTGATCCGCTCCGTCAGCGGGTCGAGCGACGGCAAGGGCCGGTCGGTGCTCGCGCCGACGCAGGAGGGCGAGGCCGCCTCGATGCGCCAGGCGCTCGCCGAGGCGCAGCTGGCCGGCGCGGACATCGGCTACGTGGAGTGTCACGGCACGGGCACGGCGCTCGGAGACGTGGTCGAGGCCAACGCCTGCGCCGAGGCGTTCGCCAGCGACGCGCACGGGGCGCCGCGCGAGGCGCCGCTCCGCATCGGATCGGTGAAGTCGAACATCGGCCACCTGAACGCGGCGGCGGGCGTGCCGGGGCTCGTCAAGGCGACGCTCGCCGTACGGGACGGGGTGATCCCCGCGTCGCTCAAGGTCGCCGCGCCCAACCCGAAGATCGACTTCGCGGGCGGCCGCATCGCCGTGGTGCGAGAGATGACCCGCTGGGACCGCCCGCCGGGCGGGCTCCGGCGAGCGGGGGTCAGCTCGTTCGGGGTCGGCGGCGCGAACATGCACGTGATCGTCGAAGAGCATCGGGAGCGCGCCGCGGGTCAGCTGGCCATCGAGCCGGACGCGGCGCCGGGGGACGCGGCGCCGGTCGCCCTGCGCACCGACGCGCCGAGCCGGCTGCCCGCCGTGGCGCGCGCGTCCGGCGCGACGCCCGAGGAGCTGGTCCGCCACTTCGAGGCCCTCGCGCGCGGCTTCGCGGAGGGAGGCGCCGAGGCCCTCGCCGCGCCCCGGGGCGGGGGCCCGCTGCGCGCGGCCATCGTCGCCCCGTCGGCCGACGCGCTGGCGCGCCGCGTGGCCATGCTCTCCGACGCGGCCCAGCGTGGCGCGGGGTTCGGGTTCCTTCACGCGCAGGGGGTCTACGTCGCGCAGGCGGGCGCCCCGGTCGTCGCGACCTTCCCGGGGCAGGGCTCGCAGTACGCCAACATGGGCCGCGCGCTCGCGGCGGCGGAGCCCGTCTTCCGGGCCCTCATCGAGGAGTACGACGACGCCTACCACGAGATGACGGGGCGTCGCCTCACCGGGTCCATCTGGACCGACGCGCCGGACGCGTGGGCGCAAAACGACGAGGACATCCACTGCGCGGTGATGGCCATCAACGTCGCGCTGCACCGGATGCTCGCCGAACGCGGGCTCTCGCCGTTCGCCCTGGTGGGCCAGAGCGCGGGCGAGCTGTCGGCGCTCGTCGTGGCGCGGAGCCTCTCGGTGCGCGACGGCTTGCGCGCCGTCTGGGAGCGCACGCTGGCCGTGCTCGCGCTCGAGCGCGAAGACCCGGGTCGCATGATCTCCATCCGCGCCGACGAGGCGCGTGTGCGTCCGCTCCTCGTGGGTCTGTCGGGCTACGCCGCCATCGCGGCCGACAACGGCCCGGGCGCGTGCATCGTCAGCGCGGACCGGCGCGCCCTCGACATCCTGGTGACCCGGCTCGCGGACTCCGGCATCGAGCACTCGGTGCTCGCGGTCTCGCACGGCTACCACAGCGCGCTGATCGCGGACGCGATGCCGTCCTACCAGGCCGCGCTCGCCACGCTGCGCTTCCAGGAGCCGGCGCTCCCGATCTGGTCGACCATCACGGGCGCGCCGCTCTCGGCCGTGCGACCCGACGCGATGCCCGAGCACCTCGCGCGGCAGTTCGTCGAGCCGGTGCGGCTCCGGGCGGCGATCGAGGGGGCGTGGCGCGCGGATGGGCGTCTGTTCGTGGAGTGCGGTCCGAAGTGGCCGCTCACCACCTTCACCGAGGCGATCCTCGAGGGGCGCGATCACGTCGCGCAAGCCACGATGCATCCGAAGGTGGGCGAGCTGGAGTCGGCGGCGCGCGCGCTCGCGTGTCTCGACGTGCACGGTCACCTGACGGGCTGGCCCGGGGTTCGGCGCAAGCGCGCCAGCTCGGGGGTGATGCCGGTGGGGACCGCTCCGCCCACGCCCGAGCCATCCGACACCGACGCCGCGCCCGCCCGCGAGCCGGAGGAGCGCGCTCTCCGAGAGGCCACCGCGACGGTGGCCGAGCTGGCGCGGGTGGCCGGCCGGTCCGGGCCCACCCCGAGCCGCGAGGATCTGCTCCGCTTGCTGCGCGGCATCCGCGACCTCATCGACGAGGCCCTCGGCGAGCCCGAGGCGGAGGCCGTCCGCCTGGCCGTCAACGCGCCGGTCCGGTTCCCGAGCGAGGCGCCCACCGATCGGCGCCCGCCCGTCCGAGCGCCGTCGCAGCGCCCGGCCAGGGTCGACGCGCGCGCGCGTTTCGTCCCCAGTCGGCCCCCGCCCGACGACGTGGCACCGATGACCGCGCGCGAGCTCGAGGCCAAGCTCCGCGAGGCCTTCGCGGGCCGCACCGGCTACCCCACCGAGATGCTCGAGGGCGAGCTCGACCTCGAGGCCGACCTCGGCATCGACACGGTCAAGCAGGTCGCGGTGCTCGGCGAGCTCCGAGAGGCGCTCGGCCTGAGCCTCGACCCGGCCTTCGTGCCGCGGGACCATCCCACCCTCGCGTCGCTGGCCCTCTACCTCGAGGCGCGCATGCAGGCGAACGCGGTTGACGCGCCGACCTCCGGCACACGAGAGAGCGTGGGCGCCTTCCCGCCCAACCTGTCGAGCGCGGCGCTGGCCGAGAAGGGGCTCGCGGACCGGCTTCGCCGCGCCTTCTCGGAGCGGACGGGCTACCCGGTGGAGATGCTGGAGCCGGGCCTCGACCTCGAGGCGGACCTGGGGATCGACACCGTCAAGCAGGTCGCCGTGCTCTCGGCCCTCCGCGAGGAGCTGGGCCTTCCGCGCGACGACACCTTCGAGCTGCGCCGTCACCCGACCCTCGGCGCGCTCGCCCACTACTTCGTGGGGCGGGTCACTGATGCGGCGCGGGCGCTCCGCGACGTGACGAGCCGTCCACCTCGCACGCGCTCGAGCTGGCCGCCCTCGCACACGCCGGGCACGCTCCGCGCGGACATGCGGCGGCGGCTCGTGGCGGCGTTCGCCCGGCGCACCGGTTACCCGGAGGAGATGCTCGAGAGTGACCTCGACCTCGAGGCGGATCTCGGTATCGATACGGTCAAACAAGTAGCGGTTCTCTCCGAGGTCCGGGCCTCGATCGGGCTCGACGTCGACGAGACGTTCGAGCTGCGCGTGCACCCCACGCTGGGGCACCTCGTCGACTATTTCGTCGGGCGCCTCGGCGGCACGCGGCGCTCGCCCGCGCGACGAGAGCGCAGGTCGAGCCTGCCGGCCGCGCCGAGCAGCGAGGTGGGCGGGCTGCTGCGGCGCGCGTTCGCCGAGCGCACGGGCTACCCGGAGGAGATGCTGGGCGAAGATCTCGAGCTGGAGGCGGACCTCGGCATCGACACGGTGAAACAAGTGGCGGTGCTCACGCAGGTGCGGGAGTCCCTCCTGCTCGCGCCGGATCTGGACTTCGTCCTCCGCGACCACCGCACGCTCGGGGATCTGACCGAATATTTCCGCGCGCGCCTGCGCGGCGCGGCGCCTCCGCCGTCGAGCCTGCCTCCCGCGCGCCCCGGCCCGGACTGGCCGGCCACCGAGATCGCGAGCGCGACCTTCACGCCGCGGAGCGAGGGCACCGCGCCCTCTCCCCATGATCCGAGCGCGCGGGTCGTCTCCGACGGCCGGCTGATCGAGCTCGCGCTCGGCGCCGCGTCCCAGCAGGCGCCGGTCGCTCTGGCGGACCTGCGTCTCGACCACCCGGCGTTGGTCCCCGAGGCGGGCCGGCTCACCCTGAAGATCGAGCGCGAGGAGCGGACCGAGCCGCGCGTGCGCGTGTGCTGCGAGGGGACCGCCTGCCTGACGTGGAAGATCGTCGACGCGACCGGACCGAACGCGCCGGGTCTCGCGCCCGAGCTCGTCCCCGTCTTCGAGGCGTCGCCGACCGGGTTGAACGCGAGCGCGCTCGGCGAAGAGCTCGGTCGGCCCGCGCCCGTCTCCCGCGGCTGGGCGCACGCGCCACGCTGGGACCTCGTCATCGGCGAGCACACCCTGGCCACCGAGCCGTGGCGTCGCCGCGCCGCGGACATGGTGGAGCTGGGGCTCTGGCACGCCGCGCTCGCGTGGGCGCATCTCCTCGGCGTCTCGCACCTCGTGCGGCGCGTCGCGCGTATGCGCCTCGACGTCGTCCCCGAGGGCGGCGGAGCGCTGCGGGTCGTCGCGCAGGTCCGACCTCGGAGCGGCGGGCGGGCCCTCGCCGACGCGTGGCTGTATCTCCCGGACGGACGCTGCGTGGGCGTCGTCGAGGGCATCGAGGGCGTCGCCGTGGGAGCGCCCGCCCTCGACGTGCGCCGCGGGGGCGAGTCGGTGGCCCGCTGGCAACACCTCTCGCGCCGGTTGAGCGGCACGATCCTGCCTGGCGAGGACGTCGGATGGTAG